A genomic segment from Thamnophis elegans isolate rThaEle1 chromosome 3, rThaEle1.pri, whole genome shotgun sequence encodes:
- the LOC116505719 gene encoding homeobox protein NANOG-like, producing MNAPLAINTAYRAYTSGVAVPGMGYEQYYWHSPGEKAQEPVHSSEEPPLPEALSDVEEKAPHKNPSKSPRSPSSGILILYTPDSATSPNRQSSSPQLTSTPQRCKEENPGSKKAKTRTAFSQEQLEILHRRFQSQKYLSPQQIQELAAALKLTYKQVKTWFQNQRMKFKRTQKETLWMRKGMCQTQNSYLDINPSYHEGYSIGEARNFHSLAAVHENYTSNQNYSSNQSYNSDHHQVYCNPQNFYPVGEDGSFFGKAGGACYSPQTINYINHQKMNFYPGFSASMEYTTMKMEDGYTFQNASSAALPGPPVLQHYQTPLQTQGSRSNCNS from the exons ATGAACGCCCCACTGGCCATAAATACTGCTTATCGAGCCTACACCTCCGGAGTGGCGGTCCCCGGAATGGGTTATGAGCAGTATTACTGGCATTCCCCAGGGGAGAAAGCGCAGGAGCCAGTGCACAGTTCAGAAGAGCCCCCTCTCCCAGAAGCTTTAAGTGACGTGGAGGAAAAGGCGCCCCACAAAAACCCAAGTAAGTCTCCAAGG TCTCCAAGTTCTGGAATATTAATTCTTTACACTCCCGACTCTGCCACCAGTCCCAACAGACAGTCCTCTTCTCCACAGCTGACTTCTACACCCCAGAGATGCAAGGAAGAAAATCCAGGAAGCAAGAAAGCCAAAACACGTACAGCTTTCTCTCAAGAGCAATTGGAGATACTGCACCGCAGATTTCAGAGCCAAAAGTATCTCAGTCCACAACAGATTCAAGAACTGGCTGCAGCCTTGAAACTCACTTACAAACAG GTAAAAACATGGTTTCAGAATCAACGGATGAAGTTTAAGCGAACTCAGAAAGAAACTCTGTGGATGAGAAAAGGAATGTGCCAAACTCAG AATAGTTATTTGGACATAAACCCAAGTTATCATGAAGGTTACAGTATTGGTGAGGCTAGGAACTTTCATTCATTGGCTGCTGTGCATGAGAACTACACCAGCAATCAAAACTATAGCAGTAACCAAAGTTATAATAGTGACCACCACCAGGTCTACTGTAATCCTCAAAATTTTTATCCAGTTGGTGAGGATGGGAGCTTCTTTGGAAAAGCTGGTGGGGCATGTTATAGCCCACAAACCATCAACTATATCAACCACCAAAAGATGAATTTTTATCCTGGCTTCTCTGCAAGCATGGAGTATACCACCATGAAGATGGAAGATGGGTATACCTTCCAAAATGCATCTTCTGCTGCATTACCAGGACCCCCTGTCCTCCAGCACTATCAAACTCCTCTACAAACTCAAGGATCACGGAGCAACTGTAACTCCTAA
- the TIMM29 gene encoding mitochondrial import inner membrane translocase subunit Tim29, translating into MMEPPNPGETGEKKPSFGGRLRTGRLALWWKSLLHDYAEACREVAQGIRQRPLKAGLYLSLLAGTVSCSLRNPSEASFDSSLLEASGTLLLLSPWTRSSSSEKHTQRLMVLRNRGQLRVQNLVFFSLLYEAPYDAGADLYQAHCKYLKPRWTDFPSRILDVGFWGRWWVLHSRMQNSDINNEEFQYLPEHLRTISFNDLHSETNEKLFDEKYKAVILTEEQIQKADRENQGQLHS; encoded by the exons ATGATGGAACCTCCGAATCCCGGAGAGACGGGGGAGAAGAAGCCGAGTTTTGGGGGCCGTCTCCGCACCGGCCGCCTAG CCTTGTGGTGGAAGAGTCTCCTGCACGACTATGCTGAAGCCTGCCGAGAAGTCGCCCAAGGCATCCGGCAGCGGCCGTTGAAAGCAGGGCTCTACTTATCGCTGCTGGCTGGAACGGTGAGCTGCAGCCTCCGCAACCCCAGTGAAGCCTCATTTGACTCCAGCCTCCTGGAAGCCTCGGGAACTCTCCTGCTCCTCTCGCCCTGGACGCGCAGCAGCAGCTCAGAAAAGCATACCCAGCGGCTGATGGTGCTGCGAAACCGAGGCCAGCTGCGGGTCCAGAACCTcgtgtttttctccctcctctaCGAGGCGCCTTACGACGCCGGAGCAGACCTCTATCAAGCGCACTGCAAGTATCTGAAGCCACGGTGGACTGATTTTCCCAGCCGGATCCTCGATGTGGGCTTCTGGGGACGCTGGTGGGTGTTGCACTCTAGAATGCAGAATTCAGACATTAACAATGAAGAGTTTCAGTACCTGCCAGAGCATCTCAGGACCATTTCTTTTAATGACTTGCACTCAGAAACCAACGAGAAACTTTTTGATGAGAAGTACAAAGCTGTGATTCTGACAGAAGAGCAAATCCAAAAAGCTGACAGGGAGAATCAAGGGCAACTGCACTCCTAA